A single Streptomyces sannanensis DNA region contains:
- a CDS encoding DUF7660 family protein, with protein sequence MAQPTYGPAEEVTSRRDLAEHIRQLRSDLLQRSDQWENATLEGCPEAMAAWIEAAPHWYKNRGEAMPEGAEWVYFAQALSAAVVYE encoded by the coding sequence ATGGCGCAGCCCACGTACGGACCAGCTGAAGAAGTGACCTCCAGGCGGGATCTCGCAGAGCACATCCGTCAGCTGCGATCCGACCTGCTCCAACGAAGTGATCAATGGGAGAACGCCACACTCGAGGGCTGCCCTGAGGCCATGGCAGCGTGGATCGAGGCGGCCCCGCACTGGTACAAGAACCGCGGCGAGGCAATGCCCGAGGGGGCAGAGTGGGTGTACTTCGCCCAGGCCCTGAGCGCGGCCGTTGTCTACGAGTGA
- a CDS encoding LamG domain-containing protein yields MARQIRLRTMAASAVAAVAIAAAPGTAVAAENQPPSQPLISDLKTSFMPCTSGDGRTYVAERPALTAVLRDPDAVPPVTVWVKAEFEAWWQDANGQEQRRSYTTEYDLPSGSAHRWTTPAEVPPNTVISWRVRATDGMAWSPWSSDGAGSPCEFVYDDKSPEKPVVTSAEYPEDSFQDGVGVYGHFTVDSPSEDVVAYGYQFIRGGHGTVKPEQPGGPAKITLLPPSSGAETLYVHAIDRAGRRSSDTLYRFFVKTGRAPIARWKLADAAGSSSAAAETGPTARTGTGVTFGTDAPRGTEQTTAVRLDGTGHGFLTPDTSVVKAGSTFAVSTWVRPEKLGDTMTVASQDTGAGPGFALGLAPKQTGATWSFAIGGARVSGGAPDVGEWAHLLGLYDAETGTARLYVNGTQTGEAQRAEPLAVVGDLQIGRAQGKYGYRDRWQGQISDVRVYDRMVMPDEVNILSYQEPQLRGHWSLESATDGLSPEADGGRPLHLGGGATIITATADDCAENPECVPGTPALSGNGHLELNGTTAFAETETAVVDTDDSFSIGARVRLADSEPDHPMTVLSQAGQNADAFRVRYVPDVHQWQLVMTHADQPGAPETVVSYVEAADGGEGQGHTVTVVYDDAADQIRLYVDGYTEPTSTASFTNAWKSTGPLQIGRAFTGGGWGEYLHGAVDEVRAFSGALSQIDTSWL; encoded by the coding sequence GTGGCAAGACAGATCCGTCTGAGAACCATGGCGGCTTCGGCCGTCGCGGCAGTGGCGATCGCTGCGGCTCCGGGCACCGCGGTGGCCGCCGAGAACCAGCCGCCTTCGCAGCCGCTGATCTCGGATCTGAAGACGAGCTTCATGCCCTGCACCTCGGGCGACGGCCGGACGTATGTCGCAGAACGGCCCGCGCTCACCGCCGTGCTGCGCGATCCGGACGCGGTGCCACCCGTCACCGTTTGGGTAAAGGCGGAGTTCGAGGCATGGTGGCAGGACGCGAATGGCCAGGAACAGCGCCGCTCGTACACGACGGAATACGACCTCCCCAGCGGCTCGGCGCATCGGTGGACCACGCCGGCCGAGGTCCCGCCGAACACCGTGATCTCGTGGCGAGTGCGGGCGACGGATGGCATGGCGTGGTCTCCGTGGAGTTCCGACGGCGCCGGCTCACCGTGCGAATTCGTCTACGACGACAAGAGCCCTGAGAAGCCCGTGGTCACCTCGGCGGAGTACCCGGAGGACAGTTTCCAGGACGGCGTGGGGGTGTACGGGCACTTCACCGTGGACTCGCCGTCCGAGGACGTCGTCGCATACGGCTACCAGTTCATCCGCGGTGGCCATGGCACTGTGAAGCCCGAGCAGCCTGGCGGACCGGCGAAGATCACCTTGCTGCCGCCCAGCTCCGGGGCGGAGACCCTCTACGTACACGCGATCGATCGCGCCGGCCGCAGGAGCTCGGACACTCTCTACCGGTTCTTCGTGAAGACCGGCCGGGCCCCCATCGCCCGCTGGAAGCTGGCCGACGCCGCAGGCAGCAGCAGTGCGGCGGCGGAGACCGGCCCCACGGCGCGGACCGGCACCGGAGTCACCTTCGGTACGGACGCCCCTCGGGGCACGGAGCAGACGACGGCCGTACGGCTCGACGGAACCGGCCACGGGTTCCTGACCCCGGACACCTCCGTGGTCAAGGCGGGATCGACGTTCGCCGTCAGTACCTGGGTGCGCCCCGAGAAGCTCGGCGACACCATGACGGTCGCCAGCCAGGACACCGGCGCCGGTCCCGGATTCGCCCTCGGGCTTGCCCCGAAGCAGACCGGCGCCACGTGGTCGTTCGCGATCGGCGGTGCGCGCGTGAGCGGCGGTGCTCCGGATGTTGGCGAGTGGGCTCACCTACTCGGCCTGTACGACGCCGAGACCGGAACGGCTCGCTTGTACGTCAACGGCACGCAAACGGGTGAGGCGCAGAGGGCGGAACCCCTGGCTGTCGTCGGCGATCTGCAGATCGGCCGTGCCCAGGGGAAGTACGGCTACCGCGACCGCTGGCAGGGCCAGATCAGTGACGTCCGGGTCTACGACCGCATGGTCATGCCCGACGAGGTGAACATCCTCAGCTACCAGGAGCCGCAGCTGCGAGGACACTGGTCCCTGGAGTCGGCCACGGACGGGCTCAGCCCCGAGGCGGACGGCGGCCGTCCCTTGCACCTCGGCGGCGGCGCAACGATCATCACGGCGACCGCGGACGACTGCGCGGAGAACCCGGAGTGTGTGCCGGGCACCCCGGCACTGTCCGGCAACGGTCATCTGGAGCTGAACGGCACGACCGCGTTCGCAGAGACCGAGACGGCCGTCGTGGACACGGACGACAGCTTCAGCATCGGCGCCCGTGTCCGCCTCGCCGACAGCGAGCCGGACCACCCCATGACCGTCCTGTCCCAGGCGGGGCAGAACGCGGACGCGTTCCGGGTCCGGTACGTGCCGGACGTGCACCAGTGGCAACTGGTCATGACGCACGCCGACCAGCCGGGAGCGCCGGAGACGGTCGTCAGCTACGTCGAGGCAGCCGACGGCGGCGAGGGACAGGGGCACACCGTCACCGTCGTGTACGACGACGCCGCCGACCAGATCCGGCTCTACGTGGACGGATACACGGAGCCGACGTCGACCGCCTCCTTCACGAACGCGTGGAAGAGCACCGGCCCGCTCCAGATCGGCCGGGCCTTCACGGGCGGCGGCTGGGGCGAGTACCTGCACGGCGCGGTCGACGAGGTGCGCGCATTCTCCGGCGCACTGAGCCAGATCGACACCAGCTGGCTGTAG
- the hrpA gene encoding ATP-dependent RNA helicase HrpA, producing the protein MSTSFADLQALLEEVSLRDAHRLGRRLDGVRRIRKPEARQAVLDEIAAEAGKAAERLALRAARRPEVSYPESLPVSQKKDEIAEAIRDHQVVIVAGETGSGKTTQIPKICMELGRGVRGLIGHTQPRRIAARTVAERIAEELKSPIGETVGWKVRFTDQVNQDATFVKLMTDGILLAEIQTDRELRAYDTIIIDEAHERSLNIDFLLGYLAQLLPRRPDLKVVITSATIDPERFSRHFGDAPIVEVSGRTYPVEVRYRPLLEEDSEESDRDQITAICDAVDELQKEGPGDILVFLSGEREIRDTADALIKKKLRFTEVLPLYARLSHAEQHRVFQQHTGRRIVLATNVAETSLTVPGIKYVIDPGMARISRYSHRTKVQRLPIERISQASANQRKGRCGRTSDGICIRLFSEDDFNGRPEFTDAEILRTNLASVILQMTAAGLGDIEKFPFIDPPDHRNIRDGVQLLQELGALDPAQKDPKKRLTQMGRKLAQLPVDPRLARMVVEADRNGCVREVMVIAAALSIQDPRERPSDKQQQADQQHARFKDETSDFLAFLNLWRYIREQQKALSSSAFRRMCKQEYLNFLRIREWQDIYTQLRTVAKQMGMHLEEPSAGTDAPEQHVHTSLLAGLLSHIGLKDTDKNEYLGARSAKFAVFPGSALFKKPPRWVMSAELVETSRLWARVNAKVEPEWIEPLAQHLIKRTYSEPHWEKDQAAVMAYEKVTLYGVPIVAQRKVNYGRIDPEISRELFIRNALVEGDWRTHHKFFADNRKLLGEVEELEHRARRRDILVDDETLFDFYDQRVPEHVVSGAHFDSWWKHKRHEEPELLDFERSMLIRETAESVTKDDYPDSWRQGRLKFRVTYQFEPGADADGVTVHIPLQVLNQVTDEGFDWQIPGLREDLVTELIRSLPKPIRRNYVPAPNYAKRFLARASSPEERNQAQPLQEPLPVTLARELKRMVGVPVDAADFDLAKVPDHLKITFRIVDERRRKLAEDKDLEALRLKLKPKTRQALSKAAAAATGGGSSGGEGIERTGLKDWTIGSLTRVFETLPPCPPSGRRGPYAGQPVKAYPALVDAGDTVSVRLFDTEAEQQQAMWRGTRRLILLNIPVNPAKFASEKLGNQAKLALSANPHGSVQALFDDCAMAAADKLIADHGGPAWDEESFRKLYDKVRADLVDATVRTVGQVQQILAAWQACERRLKAASSPALLANLQDVRTQLNALVPAGFVTATGLRRLPDLMRYLVAVDRRLQQMPTAVQRDTTRMEKVHEMQDEYAWLLEQLPKGRPVPQEVLDIRWMIEELRVSYFAHALGTAYPVSDKRIVKAIDAAVP; encoded by the coding sequence ATGTCTACTTCCTTCGCCGACCTCCAGGCCCTCCTCGAAGAGGTCTCCCTCCGCGACGCGCACCGGCTCGGGCGCCGCCTCGACGGGGTTCGCCGTATCCGTAAGCCCGAGGCCCGGCAGGCCGTGCTGGACGAGATCGCGGCCGAGGCCGGGAAGGCCGCGGAGCGGCTCGCGCTGCGGGCCGCGCGCAGGCCCGAGGTCTCGTACCCCGAGTCGCTGCCGGTCAGCCAGAAGAAGGACGAGATCGCCGAGGCGATACGCGACCACCAAGTGGTGATCGTCGCGGGCGAGACCGGGTCCGGCAAGACGACGCAGATCCCGAAGATCTGCATGGAGCTGGGCCGGGGCGTACGCGGCCTGATCGGGCACACCCAGCCGCGCCGGATCGCCGCCCGTACGGTCGCCGAGCGCATCGCGGAGGAGCTGAAGTCGCCGATCGGCGAGACAGTCGGCTGGAAGGTCCGGTTCACCGACCAGGTGAACCAGGACGCCACCTTCGTGAAGCTCATGACGGACGGCATCCTGCTCGCGGAGATCCAGACGGACCGCGAGCTGCGCGCGTACGACACGATCATCATCGACGAGGCCCATGAGCGGAGCCTCAACATCGACTTCCTGTTGGGCTACCTGGCGCAGCTGCTGCCCCGGCGGCCCGACCTCAAGGTCGTGATCACCTCCGCGACCATCGATCCCGAGCGCTTCTCCCGCCACTTCGGCGACGCGCCGATCGTCGAGGTCAGCGGCCGTACGTATCCGGTGGAGGTGCGGTACCGGCCGCTGCTGGAGGAGGACTCCGAGGAGTCCGACCGCGACCAGATCACCGCGATCTGTGACGCCGTCGACGAGCTCCAGAAGGAGGGGCCGGGCGACATCCTGGTCTTCCTCTCCGGTGAGCGGGAGATCCGCGACACCGCGGACGCGCTGATCAAGAAGAAGCTTCGGTTCACCGAGGTGCTGCCGCTGTATGCGCGGCTGTCGCACGCCGAGCAGCACCGGGTCTTCCAGCAGCACACCGGCCGGCGGATCGTCCTGGCGACAAACGTCGCCGAGACGTCGCTCACCGTGCCGGGCATCAAGTACGTGATCGACCCGGGCATGGCCCGCATCTCCCGCTACAGCCACCGCACCAAGGTGCAGCGGCTGCCGATCGAGCGGATCTCGCAGGCCAGCGCGAACCAGCGCAAGGGCCGCTGCGGCCGTACCTCGGACGGCATCTGCATCCGGCTGTTCTCGGAGGACGACTTCAACGGCCGTCCGGAGTTCACGGACGCGGAGATTCTCCGTACGAACCTGGCGTCCGTCATCCTGCAGATGACCGCGGCCGGCCTCGGCGACATCGAGAAGTTCCCGTTCATCGACCCGCCGGATCACCGCAACATCCGCGACGGTGTGCAGCTGCTCCAGGAGCTCGGCGCGCTCGATCCGGCGCAGAAGGACCCCAAGAAGCGCCTCACGCAGATGGGCCGGAAGCTGGCGCAGCTGCCCGTGGACCCGCGGCTGGCGCGCATGGTCGTCGAGGCCGACCGCAACGGCTGCGTCCGCGAGGTGATGGTGATCGCGGCCGCGCTGTCGATCCAGGATCCGCGCGAGCGCCCCTCGGACAAGCAGCAGCAGGCCGACCAGCAGCACGCCCGGTTCAAGGACGAGACGAGCGACTTCCTCGCCTTCCTCAATCTGTGGCGCTACATCCGCGAGCAGCAGAAGGCTCTGTCGTCGTCCGCCTTCCGCCGGATGTGCAAGCAGGAGTACCTGAACTTCCTGCGCATCCGGGAGTGGCAGGACATCTACACCCAACTGCGCACGGTCGCCAAGCAGATGGGCATGCACCTCGAGGAGCCCTCGGCGGGTACCGATGCGCCGGAGCAGCACGTCCACACCTCGCTCCTCGCCGGTCTGCTGTCGCACATCGGACTCAAGGACACCGACAAGAACGAGTACCTGGGCGCGCGCAGCGCGAAGTTCGCGGTGTTCCCGGGCTCGGCGCTGTTCAAGAAGCCGCCGCGCTGGGTCATGTCGGCGGAGCTGGTGGAGACCTCCCGCCTCTGGGCGCGGGTCAACGCGAAGGTCGAGCCCGAGTGGATCGAGCCGCTCGCCCAGCACCTGATCAAGCGCACCTACAGCGAGCCGCACTGGGAGAAGGACCAGGCGGCCGTGATGGCATACGAGAAGGTCACGCTGTACGGCGTGCCGATCGTCGCCCAGCGGAAGGTGAACTACGGGCGGATCGATCCGGAGATCAGCCGCGAACTTTTCATTCGCAACGCACTGGTCGAGGGCGACTGGCGTACGCACCACAAGTTCTTCGCCGACAACCGCAAGCTCCTCGGTGAGGTCGAGGAGCTGGAACACCGGGCGCGGCGCCGCGACATCCTCGTCGACGACGAGACCCTCTTCGACTTCTACGACCAGCGGGTGCCCGAGCACGTCGTGTCCGGCGCGCACTTCGACTCGTGGTGGAAGCACAAGCGCCACGAGGAGCCCGAACTCCTCGACTTCGAGCGGTCGATGCTCATCCGCGAGACGGCGGAGTCGGTCACCAAGGACGACTACCCGGACTCGTGGCGGCAGGGCCGGCTCAAGTTCAGGGTGACGTACCAGTTCGAGCCGGGCGCGGACGCGGACGGTGTGACCGTCCACATCCCGCTGCAGGTGCTCAACCAGGTCACGGACGAGGGCTTCGACTGGCAGATCCCGGGCCTGCGCGAGGACCTGGTGACGGAGCTGATCCGTTCCCTGCCGAAGCCGATCCGTCGCAACTACGTGCCGGCGCCGAACTACGCCAAGCGCTTCCTGGCCCGGGCGTCGTCCCCGGAGGAGCGCAATCAGGCACAGCCTCTGCAGGAGCCGCTGCCGGTCACGCTCGCGCGTGAGCTGAAGCGGATGGTCGGCGTACCCGTGGACGCGGCCGACTTCGACCTCGCCAAGGTCCCCGACCACCTCAAGATCACGTTCCGGATCGTCGACGAGCGGCGCCGCAAGCTGGCCGAGGACAAGGATCTGGAGGCCCTGCGGCTGAAGCTGAAGCCGAAGACCCGTCAGGCCCTCTCCAAGGCCGCCGCGGCCGCCACCGGCGGCGGGTCCTCGGGTGGCGAGGGCATAGAGCGCACGGGCCTGAAGGACTGGACGATCGGCTCGCTCACCCGCGTCTTCGAGACACTCCCTCCTTGCCCGCCATCGGGCAGGAGGGGCCCATACGCCGGCCAGCCGGTCAAGGCGTACCCGGCGCTGGTCGACGCGGGCGACACGGTCTCCGTACGGCTTTTCGACACCGAGGCGGAGCAACAGCAGGCGATGTGGCGGGGCACCCGCAGGCTGATCCTGCTGAACATCCCGGTCAATCCGGCGAAGTTCGCCTCGGAGAAGCTCGGCAACCAGGCGAAGCTCGCCCTGTCCGCGAATCCGCACGGCTCCGTCCAGGCGCTGTTCGACGACTGCGCCATGGCCGCGGCGGACAAGCTGATCGCCGACCACGGCGGCCCGGCGTGGGACGAGGAGTCGTTCCGCAAGCTGTACGACAAGGTCCGCGCGGACCTGGTGGACGCGACCGTCAGGACGGTCGGCCAGGTCCAGCAGATCCTGGCCGCCTGGCAGGCCTGTGAGCGCCGTCTGAAGGCCGCCTCGAGCCCGGCACTGCTGGCCAACCTCCAGGACGTACGGACGCAGCTGAACGCCCTCGTACCGGCCGGCTTCGTGACCGCGACGGGGCTGCGCAGGCTGCCCGACCTGATGCGCTATCTGGTGGCCGTGGACCGGCGCCTGCAGCAGATGCCGACGGCCGTCCAGCGGGACACCACCCGCATGGAGAAGGTCCACGAGATGCAGGACGAGTACGCCTGGCTGCTGGAGCAGCTGCCGAAGGGCCGGCCGGTGCCGCAGGAGGTGCTGGACATCCGCTGGATGATCGAGGAGCTGCGGGTGAGCTACTTCGCCCATGCGCTGGGCACGGCGTACCCGGTCTCGGACAAGCGGATCGTGAAGGCGATCGACGCCGCCGTGCCGTAA
- a CDS encoding DUF6274 family protein: MGASTRHETRALLRAHLSAAAGYGHLTRHCPICHQLLRLAMDSGTETETATEPATDESEPADDESPSESV; encoded by the coding sequence ATGGGGGCGTCCACGAGGCACGAGACGCGGGCACTGCTGCGCGCCCATCTCTCGGCCGCGGCCGGGTACGGGCACCTCACCCGGCATTGTCCGATCTGCCATCAGTTACTGCGCCTCGCAATGGACTCGGGCACCGAGACCGAGACGGCCACGGAGCCGGCCACCGACGAGAGTGAACCCGCGGACGACGAAAGCCCTTCAGAATCCGTGTGA
- the bldC gene encoding developmental transcriptional regulator BldC, which translates to MTARTPDAEPLLTPAEVATMFRVDPKTVTRWAKAGKLTSIRTLGGHRRYREAEVRALLAGIPQQRSEA; encoded by the coding sequence ATGACCGCTCGCACCCCTGATGCCGAGCCGCTGCTGACCCCGGCTGAGGTTGCCACGATGTTCCGCGTGGACCCGAAGACGGTCACCCGCTGGGCGAAGGCGGGCAAGCTCACGTCCATCCGCACGCTGGGTGGGCACCGCCGGTACCGCGAGGCAGAGGTCCGTGCACTGCTGGCGGGTATTCCGCAGCAGCGCAGCGAGGCCTGA
- a CDS encoding amino acid dehydrogenase: MTDVTDGVLHTLFQSEQGGHEQVVLCQDRTSGLKAVIAIHSTALGPALGGTRFYPYASEVEAVADALNLSRGMSYKNAMAGLGLGGGKAVIIGDPEKIKTEELLLAYGRMVASLGGRYVTACDVGTYVADMDVIARECKWVTGRSPENGGAGDSSVLTAFGVFQGMRAAAQHLWGDPTLRDRKVGVAGVGKVGHYLVEHLLEDGAQVVITDVREESVRRITDKHPQVTVAADTDALIRTGGLDIYAPCAMGGALNDDTVPALTARIVCGAANNQLAHAGIEKDLADRGILYAPDYVVNAGGVIQVADELHGFDFDRCKAKATKIFDTTLEIFARAKTDGIPPAAAADRIAEQRMAEARGH, translated from the coding sequence GTGACCGATGTGACCGACGGCGTCCTGCACACCCTGTTCCAGTCGGAGCAGGGAGGCCATGAGCAAGTAGTGCTGTGCCAGGACCGCACTTCCGGACTGAAGGCCGTCATCGCCATCCACTCCACCGCCCTGGGCCCGGCCCTCGGCGGCACCCGCTTCTACCCGTACGCCAGCGAGGTGGAGGCCGTAGCCGACGCGCTCAACCTCTCCCGCGGTATGTCGTACAAGAACGCCATGGCCGGTCTCGGCCTCGGCGGCGGCAAGGCCGTGATCATCGGTGACCCCGAGAAGATCAAGACCGAAGAGCTGCTGCTGGCCTACGGCCGCATGGTGGCTTCGCTCGGCGGCCGTTACGTGACGGCCTGCGACGTCGGCACGTACGTCGCCGACATGGACGTCATCGCCCGCGAGTGCAAGTGGGTCACCGGCCGCTCCCCCGAGAACGGCGGCGCCGGCGACTCCTCCGTCCTCACCGCCTTCGGCGTCTTCCAGGGCATGCGCGCCGCGGCGCAGCACCTGTGGGGCGACCCGACCCTGCGCGACCGCAAGGTCGGCGTCGCGGGTGTCGGCAAGGTCGGCCACTACCTGGTCGAGCACCTGCTCGAGGACGGTGCCCAGGTCGTGATCACGGATGTACGGGAAGAGTCCGTGCGCCGGATCACCGACAAGCACCCGCAGGTCACCGTCGCCGCGGACACCGACGCGCTGATCCGGACCGGGGGCCTGGACATCTACGCCCCGTGCGCGATGGGCGGCGCTCTGAACGACGACACCGTGCCGGCGCTCACCGCGAGGATCGTGTGCGGCGCGGCCAACAACCAGCTCGCCCACGCGGGCATCGAGAAGGACCTGGCCGACCGCGGCATCCTCTACGCGCCTGACTACGTGGTGAACGCCGGCGGCGTGATCCAGGTGGCCGACGAGCTGCACGGCTTCGACTTCGACCGGTGCAAGGCGAAGGCCACGAAGATCTTCGACACCACGCTGGAAATATTCGCACGTGCGAAGACGGACGGTATTCCGCCGGCCGCGGCGGCCGACCGGATCGCCGAGCAGCGCATGGCGGAGGCCCGCGGTCACTGA
- a CDS encoding DUF3073 domain-containing protein: MGRGRAKAKQTKVARQLKYNSGGTDLSRLASELGASTSSPISSQPPNGEPFDDDEEDDPYARYAEMYNDEDEDEDDESDHSSHRRGA; this comes from the coding sequence ATGGGGCGCGGCCGGGCCAAGGCCAAGCAGACGAAGGTCGCCCGCCAGCTGAAGTACAACAGCGGCGGGACTGACCTGTCGCGTCTGGCCAGCGAGCTGGGCGCATCGACTTCGAGTCCGATCTCGAGCCAGCCGCCGAACGGCGAGCCGTTCGATGACGACGAGGAGGACGACCCGTACGCCCGCTACGCGGAGATGTACAACGACGAGGACGAGGACGAGGACGACGAGTCCGACCACTCCTCGCATCGTCGTGGCGCTTGA
- the purM gene encoding phosphoribosylformylglycinamidine cyclo-ligase, translating to MSETQGASYASAGVDIEAGDRAVELMKEWVKKTQRPEVLGGLGGFAGLFDASALKRYERPLLASATDGVGTKVDIARQMGVYDTIGHDLVAMVMDDIVVCGAEPLFMTDYICVGKVHPERVAAIVKGIAEGCVLAGCALVGGETAEHPGLLGPDDFDVAGAGTGVVEADRLLGPDRIRKGDVVIAMASSGLHSNGYSLVRHVVFDRAGMSLDQQVEEFGRTLGEELLEPTKIYSLDCLALTRTAEVHAFSHITGGGLAANLARVIPDHLHATVDRSTWTPGAVFDLVGRAGDVERLELEKTLNMGVGMMAVVPEESVDVALTTLADRGVDAWVAGELTERGEHSTGAELTGDYAA from the coding sequence ATGTCTGAGACTCAAGGTGCCTCCTACGCGTCCGCGGGCGTCGACATCGAAGCGGGCGACCGCGCCGTCGAGCTGATGAAGGAGTGGGTGAAGAAGACGCAGCGCCCCGAGGTCCTCGGCGGCCTCGGCGGTTTCGCCGGTCTCTTCGACGCCTCCGCCCTCAAGCGCTACGAGCGCCCGCTGCTCGCCTCCGCGACCGACGGCGTCGGTACGAAGGTCGACATCGCCCGCCAGATGGGCGTGTACGACACCATCGGCCACGACCTGGTCGCCATGGTCATGGACGACATCGTCGTCTGCGGTGCCGAACCGCTGTTCATGACCGACTACATCTGTGTCGGCAAGGTCCACCCCGAGCGGGTCGCCGCCATCGTCAAGGGCATCGCCGAGGGCTGTGTCCTGGCCGGCTGCGCCCTCGTCGGCGGCGAGACCGCGGAGCACCCCGGCCTGCTGGGCCCGGACGACTTCGACGTCGCGGGCGCCGGTACGGGCGTGGTGGAGGCCGACCGGCTGCTGGGCCCGGACCGTATCCGTAAGGGGGACGTGGTCATCGCGATGGCCTCGTCCGGTCTTCACTCGAACGGGTACTCGCTGGTCCGGCATGTGGTCTTCGACCGGGCCGGGATGAGCCTGGACCAGCAGGTCGAGGAGTTCGGCCGCACCCTCGGCGAGGAGCTGCTGGAGCCCACCAAGATCTACTCGCTGGACTGCCTGGCGCTCACCCGTACGGCCGAGGTCCACGCGTTCTCGCACATCACCGGTGGCGGTCTGGCCGCCAACCTGGCCCGGGTCATTCCGGACCACCTGCACGCCACCGTCGACCGCTCCACCTGGACCCCGGGTGCAGTCTTCGACCTGGTCGGCAGGGCCGGCGACGTCGAGCGGCTGGAGCTGGAGAAGACCCTCAACATGGGCGTCGGCATGATGGCCGTCGTTCCGGAGGAGTCGGTGGACGTGGCGCTGACGACCCTGGCCGACCGTGGCGTGGACGCCTGGGTGGCCGGCGAGCTCACCGAGCGCGGCGAGCACAGCACGGGTGCGGAGCTGACCGGCGACTACGCGGCCTGA
- the purF gene encoding amidophosphoribosyltransferase — translation MPRGDGRLNHDLLPGEKGPQDACGVFGVWAPGEEVAKLTYFGLYALQHRGQESAGIAVSNGSQILVFKDMGLVSQVFDETSLGSLKGHIAVGHARYSTTGASVWENAQPTFRATAHGSIALGHNGNLVNTAQLAAMVAELPKENGRATQVAATNDTDLVTALLAGQTDDDGKPLTVEQAAAKVLPEVRGAFSLVFMDEHTLYAARDPQGIRPLVLGRLERGWVVASETAALDIVGASFVREVEPGEMIAIDENGIRTSRFAEAKPKGCVFEYVYLARPDTDIAGRNVYLSRVEMGRKLAGEAPVDADLVIATPESGTPAAVGYAEASGIPYGSGLVKNAYVGRTFIQPSQTIRQLGIRLKLNPLKEVIKGKRLVVVDDSIVRGNTQRALVKMLREAGAAEVHIRISSPPVKWPCFFGIDFATRAELIANGMSVEEIGKSLGADSLAYISLDAMIEATTIAKPNLCRACFDGEYPMELPDPELLGKQLLETELAGGSDAADALRRP, via the coding sequence GTGCCACGTGGTGACGGACGACTCAACCACGACCTGCTCCCCGGCGAGAAGGGCCCCCAGGACGCTTGCGGCGTCTTCGGTGTCTGGGCTCCGGGTGAAGAGGTCGCCAAGCTCACGTACTTCGGGCTTTACGCCCTCCAACATCGAGGCCAGGAATCCGCGGGAATCGCGGTCAGCAACGGCTCTCAGATCCTCGTCTTCAAGGACATGGGCCTGGTTTCCCAGGTCTTCGACGAGACCTCGCTCGGTTCCCTCAAGGGCCACATCGCGGTCGGACATGCCCGCTACTCCACCACCGGAGCCTCGGTGTGGGAGAACGCGCAGCCGACGTTCCGTGCCACCGCGCACGGTTCCATCGCCCTCGGCCACAACGGCAACCTGGTGAACACCGCCCAGCTCGCCGCGATGGTCGCGGAGCTGCCGAAGGAGAACGGCCGCGCCACCCAGGTCGCCGCCACCAATGACACCGATCTGGTCACGGCCCTGCTGGCCGGCCAGACCGACGATGACGGCAAGCCGCTCACCGTGGAGCAGGCCGCCGCGAAGGTTCTCCCCGAGGTCCGGGGCGCCTTCTCCCTCGTCTTCATGGACGAGCACACGCTGTACGCCGCCCGCGACCCGCAGGGCATCCGCCCGCTGGTGCTGGGCCGGCTGGAGCGCGGCTGGGTGGTCGCCTCCGAGACCGCCGCCCTCGACATCGTCGGCGCCAGCTTCGTCCGCGAGGTCGAGCCGGGCGAGATGATCGCCATCGACGAGAACGGCATCCGCACTTCCCGATTCGCGGAAGCGAAGCCCAAGGGCTGTGTCTTCGAGTACGTCTACCTGGCGCGCCCCGACACCGACATCGCGGGCCGGAACGTCTACCTCTCCCGTGTGGAGATGGGCCGCAAGCTCGCCGGGGAGGCCCCGGTCGACGCCGACCTGGTGATAGCGACGCCCGAGTCCGGCACCCCGGCCGCGGTCGGCTACGCCGAGGCCAGTGGCATTCCCTACGGCTCGGGCCTGGTCAAGAACGCCTACGTCGGCCGGACCTTCATCCAGCCGTCCCAGACCATCCGCCAGCTGGGTATCCGCCTCAAGCTGAACCCGCTCAAGGAAGTCATCAAGGGCAAGCGCCTGGTCGTCGTCGACGACTCGATCGTCCGCGGCAACACCCAGCGCGCCCTGGTCAAGATGCTCCGCGAGGCCGGCGCCGCCGAGGTCCACATCCGGATCTCCTCGCCGCCGGTGAAGTGGCCGTGCTTCTTCGGCATCGACTTCGCCACCCGCGCCGAGCTGATCGCCAATGGCATGTCGGTCGAGGAGATCGGCAAGTCGCTGGGCGCGGACTCGCTCGCGTACATCTCCCTCGACGCCATGATCGAGGCGACCACCATCGCCAAGCCGAACCTCTGCCGGGCCTGCTTCGACGGCGAGTACCCGATGGAGCTGCCGGACCCCGAGCTGCTCGGCAAGCAGCTGCTGGAGACCGAGCTGGCGGGCGGTTCGGATGCCGCCGACGCGCTCCGTCGCCCGTAA